TTGATGATGAATTGAAGTCCATGAAGCCATTTGTAGGGCTTTAGGACTCCagagaaccacagtgagagccatcatccacaaatggtgaacaCATGGAACGGTGGTGACCCTTCCCAGGAGTGTCTGGGAAGGGTCACCTGGGAAGGGTCACCTGGGAAGGGTCACCTGGGAAGGGTCACCTGGGAAGGGTCACCTGGGAAGGGTCACCAGGTCACCTGGGAAGGGTCACTGTGGAGTGTCCTCcacagctggaagagactcattgcaagttatggccaacgcttgattgcagttgttgctgccaagggtGGCCCAGCCATTTTGTAGCTTTGGGGGGGAAGCACACAGGAACTTGGACCTTTGGGTTTGtttcctcccttaataatgGAAAGTTCCATATTCATTTGTGTGACCTTGACtaatatttgcatttgtttCATCATCTCAAACGTTGAAGGATGACAAACATGCaggaaaaaagaaatcaggaatcAGCGTCGGTCTCCGTGTCCTCGTTATTTCTTCTTCTGctattgacttttttcttggtcACGTTGCTTTTTGTTCTCATTCTCATCCTCATCATCGTCATCTTTAGGAATGGGATCTTTGGTATTACTCTTCATGTTTTGGTCCTCAGAAGATGGAGGTGACTTATTCTCACCCTTGCTCTCGTCTGTGACTTCATTATCGTTGGCGACTTCCTCTTCACGCTCCTCTGCCAGCTCTTTCTCATTTtcatcagcatcctcatcatcGCGCTCATCCACAGACTGCTTTTTCACGTCATCTGCATTGTCCTCATAACTCTCATCTGAATCCTGACCTTCATCTGCTGCCACACTGACATCTTCATTCTTGCCCTCACTCTCGGGTGCAACAGACTCCAAAACCTCTTTATTCTCATCTGAGATCTCATTTCTCTCCTCCGGGGCCTCCTCATTGTCAGCTGGAATCTCCTTAGTCTCCACTAAGGAATCCTTACTCTCCTCTAAGTCATCCTTACTCTCCTCTAAGTCATCCTTACTCTCCTCTAAGTCATCCTTACTCTCCTCTAAGTCATCCTTACTCTCCTTTAAGTCATCCTTACTCTCCTCTAAGTCATCCTTACCATCATCTAAGTCATCCTTACTCTCCTCTAAGTCATCCTTACCGTCATCTAAGTCATCCTTACCATCATCTAAGTCATCCTTACTCTCCTCTAAGTCATCCTTACCGTCATCTAAGGCCTCGCTACTCTCATCCAAAGCCTCTCTACTCCCAACCTCCACTTCCTTGGCATTCCCTGCCTGCTCCTCAGAGACGTCTTCATCATATTCAGTCTTTGCTGCCCCGGTTTCATCCTCCGTGTCTCCCTCTGCTTGACCACGCGTCTCCTtatctgcttcttcttctttacgACCATACGTGTCCCTGTCAGCCGTATTTGGATCAGaggcttccttcctttcttcagCCTTTTCGCCGTTGTCTACTGATGCTTTTGGATCATCTGATGTAGGTTCCTGCAACATCACACCAACAACTTATTGTACCACTTCATAGTATTTGGGTTGTTTAACAAGAAATCCTTACGTTATACAGAAACATAAATACATCTCAATCATCGCTCGCACGCTAGGACTTAAGGGCACACACTTCCCCCACGATGAACTGAACGATATTAAACGTGTGCATGGACAGTTATACTATGGAATATAATATGGaaaccaaaaatataataatgtataataataatgttggatGAAAGGCTGCCTTCAGACGGCATTGCACCAGCATCCCTTCCTGGTGTGTCATGGTCACTAGCGTACCTCCTCAGCTGGCTGGTCTTGAGGAGATCGGCTATCAGCGTTTCCATCCTCAGTCTTTGAATCAAGGTCATCTGAGGACAAAGAgagaaaatgggggggggggggggggtgaatccAGACAAATATGATTGATTAAATATGATTCCATTTATCTTCTTAGCCAAGACCAAGTACTTCTTCAAATCTTGAAGGCCACTTCGTGTTCTGAGTAGTCTTCAAACCTGGTAGTCTAAAGTTCTCATCCGTTCTGACTGCCTTCTCTTCTCAAGTTGAATGAGCTAAGAGTCATGGAATAACATGTATCCTGTTTTCCTTCGCCCCCTGAAGTATACACAGACGCGGCACAAGAGCGACACCCGGTGGTCAGGAAGGAAAACACCCCCAATGCCATGCAAGTAAACAACACGCTCAGACAATGGAATTGTTCCAGGGAGACCcagtaaacattttaaaagctcTCAGGGGAAGGATCACGTCAGGGAAGCTGAAAGGCGGAGGCAGATGAAAAGCGTAAATGTCATATGAATGCTGTCATTATATTCAGCGGCGCGGAATGAGTCAGGTTCCTTCTGCTTTATGTCCGCCATCTACTCTTTATATGGATGTACGTGTGTGTTTGCTCACATTAAACAAACAATACATCATCGTTTCACCTTGGAACATCTCCTCTAAATTCCCATTGCTGGAAAACTGGCTGAAATGTGTGAAACACAGTTGGAGTCATCGCCATGGTGACCACAAATCATCACCATTAGTGGTCTGAAATGTCCAGCCTTTGCCTCTCTGTTCACACTGCAATACCTGCGTTACCTGACTGGAAGAGCGGCCATTTCTACTTGGGGGCATTTTCACGACGCCATGACGGTCATCATGCTAAGTGTTTGGATTTGGATCATTTATGTATCTTATGGAAATAACACGACGCCAACCAAGAATAAAGACATCGTTCTGCAACACAACAACTAATAATTGGCTGGTTGATTCCAGTCAATCAATAAGGGAAAGCCAGTTTGCTGGATTCTAAAACCAAGCTTTTACAGCAAAGATCATCAAAGACCTGAGCGGAATCAAACCTAAGTGCCAGTCGAGGAATACAACTTTTGGCTAAACACCGTAATTACACACGTGTTTGAAAACACGGCATGGATGTGGAGTTTCAAATCAGGAATGAACAAcacaagaaagacaaaatagAGCAGCCTAATTCCTAATTCATGTCGGAATTAATTCACTTCTTCATTTAGCAGCAGAAGCAGGAATGGACCTGATGGAGATGAGACAGTTTAGGAAGACGAAATTTCAAAAGCAAAACTGATTGAGGTTTAACGACGTTGGAAGATGAAACGTTACGGTAATAATAACAGAGCTCTTTAAGAATATTTTATGGAAGTAGCTCATATTCTTCCCGTGATGAGCGCATGGAGGAAGGAGATGAGAAGCTAAGCGGGTCCATCATTGAAGGCCAGGATAGACTTTGGATTACTTTGCACTGCAACACTAAAATAGTTGTATGGTGACACGTGGGTGTGTTTTATCTTCATGAGAAGGTCAAATAATGTTCCCTCGTTCACACACACCGTGTCAGCTCAGCCTGCGCAGACCTGTCAGTCAAAGCCAAGAGAACACATCAGTCAAGTCAACCAAGGACGTAACAATTGGGAAATACTTGCTAAATCCTCATTTAGACaagacacaataaaacacaGATTTCAGATACACAACCTTAGCAATGGGACTTCTCATTGGCCTCACAGCCAGCTAGCAGGCCCCCAGTTCTGATTGGTTGACCAGAGCAAAGGTATTTGATGCCTATAAGACACCCACCATGACATCTTTGGTGAGTAGATGTGTTTTAGTTCCAAGTATTTCCATGAATTTCTTGGTACTTCCTTTACTGTGTGAAACGTCCAATGGATCAATTGTGATTGACACATCCAACGCATGGTTGATCAACCTATTTCCTTTCAAGAGCCAGCACACAAGGAGATGTTTCCaggatgttagcattttatgttagcattttattttcaaaagatGGGCCCCAACCATCACGGAACTGAAAGCCTGTAATCTCATTCCCGTCCTTACGGTACGGCTTCTCACCTctccaagactgcaaggagggATGCGGAATGCTGCAGATGGACATTCAAACCATGCATCTGCCCCCGACTTTTGCCGTGTAGAGGCAAAGTGTGACCAGAAGCGTGACGTGTCGCTTCACAACGTTTAGCGAGCTAAAGCAGATACAACGCTCTCACAATCATGCAACCAAATGAGAAGTTTCCCAGAATGCTGCGTTGTCTTTGAGAGATGTTTTTACGAGCAGTGATGTCATCGTATTGAgagcaagcacacacacacatgcacgcacacacacacacacacacacacacaaaagctaaTTCTGCATTTATGACTTTAACTCCCCAGTTTACGCAGCGGCGTCGTGATGTAGCACTTAATGAAGCTAAATCACCGGCCGCCATCATCATGCAGCCCAAAGTGTATTTCTTGTTTACGCCCGGCTGGGCGACTCCACCAAGCGCACGGCTGAGTTATGGTGGTGTGTAAAACAACATGGACGCTAACTCTGAATGgcaattaaaaaatgttgccaCTCAGCAAGTGAGGCTGCGTTCACTGACCGGGTCCCGTTAAAACATTTCATGAGCGTATATCCTGAATCCACAAGAGACTCTCGGCTTGTTTACGCTGATTTGACAcgctgagaaaaaaacaaatccatcTGCTGCGTTTAAACGCTGATGGATTTGCTGCTCCATCTGTTAGCGTCTCTCGCTCACGCACACCGATGCCCGCTTCAGTTTTACTACATGTACTTCATAGGATTGCAATACTTATAATGAGCGCATTCAGCATATCGGTCAAGTTCGGGTTTTCAAGATCACATCTTCTGCATCTATCTATCATTCTTAAACCTGGAATTATTATCATCACGTTAATAATACCGCTGGCTCATCGTTTCATCTTGGGAGCATACAGCGGAAGCTAGTCGGGAAGGAAGCGTTCATCTTTACTGTAACCTGGTAACCATGGTAACTACTAACTACGCTCTAAAAGTCACCAAAACGTTTACACAATGACCTCAGGCACATCCAGGCAAGCCACGCCTGCTATGACAACACACCGAGGAACCGTGCAGCGCCCCCAAGAGTCACACGGAGTCTACCGCTCCTTGGAACTTTagtctgacctttgacctcca
This genomic window from Doryrhamphus excisus isolate RoL2022-K1 chromosome 17, RoL_Dexc_1.0, whole genome shotgun sequence contains:
- the LOC131105301 gene encoding doublecortin domain-containing protein 2-like, whose translation is MGSEKPNFLSQPVVKNVFMYRNGDPYYEARRIVINQKRVCNFETLLREVTGGVKAPFGAVRNIYTPRGGHRVDCLDGLRSGEQYVAAGRERFKKLDYLQIGSRKKRMMQNLPFQAKPLPPSRISVSARFLKPIKEPCPIFVVANGDTLNPAIRLLVHQRMLSQFERILEMITEKMGLRVLGGVRSLFTYDGQPVSDGTQLESGQLYVAVGRERFKKLSYSDLLFSKPRGARRANGMKMCTLPPIYRFPKQNGNSKSGGRHGDSGGSEWKASPPSHSGSNKEHLSSIVREISQARLLSLRKKRSGQSVTLGLCDNDDLDSKTEDGNADSRSPQDQPAEEEPTSDDPKASVDNGEKAEERKEASDPNTADRDTYGRKEEEADKETRGQAEGDTEDETGAAKTEYDEDVSEEQAGNAKEVEVGSREALDESSEALDDGKDDLEESKDDLDDGKDDLDDGKDDLEESKDDLDDGKDDLEESKDDLKESKDDLEESKDDLEESKDDLEESKDDLEESKDSLVETKEIPADNEEAPEERNEISDENKEVLESVAPESEGKNEDVSVAADEGQDSDESYEDNADDVKKQSVDERDDEDADENEKELAEEREEEVANDNEVTDESKGENKSPPSSEDQNMKSNTKDPIPKDDDDEDENENKKQRDQEKSQ